TAATGAACTTTCTGCACCTTATGCGTACCAGATTGCCGGCGCGGACGAGCACAGCGCGCATGTCGCGGGGCTTGAAATTGCTGCCGCCGTCGAAGAGACTCAGCTATTCAAGACCATTGAAGGCGAAGCGGCGTGGGTAAAAACCGCGGTTTTCACAACGCACCACAATTCTGCAGCACTGCGCGCGGCGCTCGCAGTTCCGGTGCTGGCGTTTCCCGAACATGAGGGTCGGTATGTCGATAAGAACGGCGTGACGAAAACTACAACTGCGGTGCTGAAGCCCGTGCAGGGTCTGCAGTCTGTGGGCCAGGTTCTCTCACGCCTCAAGACACCAGTGGGAGCGACAGTCTAATGGCAACGATTCAGGTTCATAAGAAGTACGCTTTCAGATGGTACGAGAAGTTTTACTTCATGTCGATTTCTGCCGGCATGTGGGTAACCCTCAAGCACTTTCTGAAATCCGCATTTCTTCGCCGCATGGTCACGGTTTCATACCCTGAAAAAAAACTGCCGCTGTCATCGCGTTTTCGCGGCCTGCACCGGCTCAAGCGCAATGAAAAAGGCCAGGAGCGCTGCACCGCCTGCTATTGCTGCCAGTGGGTTTGCCCTGCCGATGCGATTCAGATCGTCGCCGCCGAAGTCACTCCTGAAAGGCAATACCTGCACCCCGAAGACAAATACGCAAAGTCGTTTCAGGTAGACCTGCTGCGCTGCATCTACTGCGGGCTGTGTGAAGAAGCCTGCCCCAAAGGCGCCATCTATCTCGACGGCGGTATGCCGATGCCGGCAGACAGCCGCGACGGCCTCATTCTCGACAAAGCGAAAATGATGGAAACCGAAGGTGGCAAAATTCTCGGGGAACGCAATTGACGATTCGCCAGCGCATTGAAAAGCGCGCAGCTGCGGTGCGCAAAAGGCTGCGCGAAAAAGGTAACGAGCGTATCACCTTCTTGGTGATTCCGCACAACGATAAGGCGATCGTCAATATGCAGCTCAGTAATTATGTTATTGCGCTCGCCATATTTTCGCTGATATTCGTGATCGTCGCCTCGGTATTTGCCGTGAGCCTGCAGCGCAACATTCAGGTTGAGGCCGACCAACTGCAAGACCGTGACCGCGCCTACGTCAACGAGCGTGAGCTCTACGTACAGAAATACCATGAAATGGTCGTACAGCAAGACTTCTTTAAAAAACAATTTGTCAAAGTCATTAAGCAGGCAAAGCTGCACGAGGGCGACCAGCCCGTTTTTCTCGACAATGATATTCTGCACGACAGCGCCGTGCAGATGCTCGACGCTGAAGGCGAAGATTTTGCGCGCAGCCTCAGCTACAAAGAAAACCGCACAGTTAAATTTCTCAATTTCGAGACGACACTGAAAATCGCGCAGGGCCAGTCACAAGAAGAAGGGTTCTACTTCTACCCCGAGATCACGCTTTACCGCAAACTTAAGCTCGACCTCAACCAGACGCGAAATGCCGTTACGATGCTGCAGCAGCTTCTGAAAGAACGCGAAGTGGTGCAGCAGGCATTACCCTACTACTGGCCCCTCGCCGGCGGACACTTCACTTCGTTTTTCGGCGGGCGAATCTCGCCCTTCGGGCACAGCAAAGACTTTCACACCGGGGTCGACCTCGCGGACGCGACAGGCACGCCGATCTATGCAGCGGCAGACGGCCGCGTCATCGGCTGCGGCTACAGCGGCGGTTATGGCCTCGCGGTCAAAATATCGCACCCGTTCGGTTTTCAGACACTCTATGGCCACATGAGCAGCCTCTATGCCGCCTGTGGCAGTTATGTCAGAAAGGGGCAGACCATCGGCCGCGTCGGCTCTACCGGCCGCGCCACAGGGCCGCATCTGCACTACGAGGTTCGCATCATGGATCACCCGGTGAACCCAATGCCGTATCTGACAAGCGGCTGACGCCGCTTGCCAGATACGGCGCAAGCATTATGAAAATTTCAGCCTGCATCATCGGTCTTAACGAAGAGCAGAACATTGAGGATTGTCTTCTGTCACTTGCCGGCGTCGCTGATGAAATCATCTTTGTCGACAGCCATTCGACCGACAAAACAATCTCCCTCGTAAAACAATTCACAAAAAAAATCTTTTACCGCAAATTCGACAACTATGTCGCGCAGAAGAACTTTGCCGCGAGCAAAGCCAGATTCGACTGGATACTCAACCTCGACTGCGACGAACGCCTCAGCCCCGAACTGCGCGATTCAATTCTGGCCTTGAAGAGCAGTGGCACCGACAAGGCGGGCTTTCGCTTCAACCGCCTGACCTGGTACCTTTACCGCTTCATCAGGCATTCGGGCTGGTACCCCGACGACAAGGTAAGGCTCTATAACCGTCGCCTCGCTGAGTGGCAGGGCGACAAAGTGCACGAGATCATCAACACGCCGCCCGAAAAAACCGGCAAACTCACGGGCGACCTGCTGCACTACTCTTTTCGTAATATCGACGACCACCTGAAAACCATACGCAACTACTCAGAGCTCGCGGCGCAGGCGATGCACGCACGCGGCCGCCGCGTATCGCTACCCGGCGTGTTCTTTCGCTCTGGCTGGGTAATTGTGCGCAAATTCTTCTTCGAGCTCTCATTTCTCGATGGCACGGCGGGCATTATTATCACGTACTATTCGGCAGTGGCGACCTTCACGAAGTACGTGAAGCTCTATGTTTTGAATAAGCAGGCCCGCACCGCTCAGCTGAACCGGCCGCAAGGCCGTGTGCAATGATTAACCAATCAGTCTGGGATAACCACTATACGCGCGACCGCTCGCGGCAGCAGTTTCCCGATGAGAATGTCGTGCGCGTGCTGCGCAAGAATTTTGCCGGCAAGCAGCATGCGGTCAGTCTCGATTTGGGCACTGGCAGCGGTCGACACCTGCCGCTTCTCGTGCAGCATTTTGAGAAGGTTGTTGCATGCGATTTTTCGCGCGAAAGCCTCGTGATAGCAGCGGGCAGCGAGGTAACTGCCGCTCAGGCTGCCCTGCCCAATCTGCCTTTTGCGGCCGAATCGTTTGATTTTGTTCTCTGCTGGGGCGTTCTGCACTATCTGCAGTCTGCCGACGTGCCCCGAGCGGTTTCTGAAATTCTGCGCATCTTAAAACCGGGTGGGCAGGTTTTTCTCACATTAAGGTCTGACTCTGACACTCACCTGAAGGCACAGCTCCGATCGGGTGACCTCGCAACCGGGCATGCCGAACTCTTCACCAAGAGTGTGGCAGTCGCGCTTTTTCAACATTTCTCGAAAACCACGTATGGC
The sequence above is a segment of the Turneriella parva DSM 21527 genome. Coding sequences within it:
- a CDS encoding NuoI/complex I 23 kDa subunit family protein, coding for MATIQVHKKYAFRWYEKFYFMSISAGMWVTLKHFLKSAFLRRMVTVSYPEKKLPLSSRFRGLHRLKRNEKGQERCTACYCCQWVCPADAIQIVAAEVTPERQYLHPEDKYAKSFQVDLLRCIYCGLCEEACPKGAIYLDGGMPMPADSRDGLILDKAKMMETEGGKILGERN
- a CDS encoding M23 family metallopeptidase: MTIRQRIEKRAAAVRKRLREKGNERITFLVIPHNDKAIVNMQLSNYVIALAIFSLIFVIVASVFAVSLQRNIQVEADQLQDRDRAYVNERELYVQKYHEMVVQQDFFKKQFVKVIKQAKLHEGDQPVFLDNDILHDSAVQMLDAEGEDFARSLSYKENRTVKFLNFETTLKIAQGQSQEEGFYFYPEITLYRKLKLDLNQTRNAVTMLQQLLKEREVVQQALPYYWPLAGGHFTSFFGGRISPFGHSKDFHTGVDLADATGTPIYAAADGRVIGCGYSGGYGLAVKISHPFGFQTLYGHMSSLYAACGSYVRKGQTIGRVGSTGRATGPHLHYEVRIMDHPVNPMPYLTSG
- a CDS encoding glycosyltransferase family 2 protein; amino-acid sequence: MKISACIIGLNEEQNIEDCLLSLAGVADEIIFVDSHSTDKTISLVKQFTKKIFYRKFDNYVAQKNFAASKARFDWILNLDCDERLSPELRDSILALKSSGTDKAGFRFNRLTWYLYRFIRHSGWYPDDKVRLYNRRLAEWQGDKVHEIINTPPEKTGKLTGDLLHYSFRNIDDHLKTIRNYSELAAQAMHARGRRVSLPGVFFRSGWVIVRKFFFELSFLDGTAGIIITYYSAVATFTKYVKLYVLNKQARTAQLNRPQGRVQ
- a CDS encoding class I SAM-dependent methyltransferase, translating into MINQSVWDNHYTRDRSRQQFPDENVVRVLRKNFAGKQHAVSLDLGTGSGRHLPLLVQHFEKVVACDFSRESLVIAAGSEVTAAQAALPNLPFAAESFDFVLCWGVLHYLQSADVPRAVSEILRILKPGGQVFLTLRSDSDTHLKAQLRSGDLATGHAELFTKSVAVALFQHFSKTTYGYIARQPLGEEGLVAHHMILAEK